A genomic segment from Calothrix sp. PCC 6303 encodes:
- a CDS encoding DUF3854 domain-containing protein, with amino-acid sequence MPDICAIYPDKGESVSLNEHTPCQLPNDLTEAEYHELAVLSAIHPAIIAASFLHISGEEVYSYLFSLNVPRKNAGRVTDGFLRQYQHAELGGLWISGLDPLNNWQPMEWGRFKPSVPRIDPSKGKPVKYESPPKTPNRVTYFDIPDCIWDLVASRYNIKRYHSSLALRLQDKYPLESWGEGEWETRGIGENLTFSHKSNQENFLGKPNPPSLSLSPVFWEWVQKHPEIPIILCEGEKKAACLLSLGFVAIALPGIWNGRVGKKDFDERLHPDLLPMAQPGREFIILFDYEEKPRTRWNVFQATLRTGRAIEAAGSVCKVAQLPGMEKGVDDFVVARNEVYRADIFQAQKSQAQKKDSDRYWLDQNNSQYPFGEASYAIRGSQLTANCTDTPGKVEDGNTLLTAIIDDAKNLADYRNSFFQKQRGLSRKYNADITVNVKYLTQVLGFENLDGEFLEFVDFEEAWEGKSGQFPQRPRDKNAPDFPNSQYPRDKNAPGSPNSQYPRDKNAPGSPNSQYPRDKNAPDSPNHEPHSRKHQDKHRRRHKPGETAPENRQDGALRSKNKLLIPQSGLVALWSDMGTAKTEFMRQWRLQNPDVKFLNNGHRVNLLKNLANRLQTAIYSELKQGDLTKVAALSITIDSLHKLNTQYLTYGCVFIDEACQYLTHLLFSSTCKEYRRDILEVLEYVVYNAKLVVIADAHMDDITLDFFRAMRPEGEVPFIVKNNWKNGDRNVYWYEGNNPSAIVAKISAAIMAGKKIMVVSDSKNFVKKCEKLFNKQGISLGEVVSNENSATTKVQDSQKLNCDESTGEINNNLLPNENTAKTRNLDTHQNNHDKLRESINNNLSDNKSIGETKNNSPLTSELISENSELPANLRVWSIHSDNSGSKENIAFIKDITNEVKNVDVLLASPSLGTGVDIPEYHFDEVFGVFLGASQTATECCQQLYRYRPNVPIHVWVAPRPPFGYKETNPTKIREDLLAKNSLSAFLMKIERETGKRGVEKEWAFDAYCKLQAARNQSLNNLRADLRDLLTDMGNKIIPVCEEDSIEEMKKLIEAGRKLDEAHYAAVAGAEDITLQQYRTLKARDYLQPQQVFQCEKFRIKDAYGVKEVTPELVKKDHNGVLIKAIAALEGLLADSEGTILEPLTGKQYPVPPSIVTERDHQERSRLPLCFDWKNHSVTWLTRHILGLTSILRRLVNGEEITAADPELVRMYEISLKCASQIKSILGFTIHEKCGGPKWLLSTLLEQLGLKVSSSKQGARGKQVLHFSLAEEEWEFASQVIKHRQNKRALKEERTRQAAEEAARNQAGKYNQYGIDPPPDLVSTPPPNAIGKPPLGGVDTTENNGVDSAKNSRIDSSKGNNSSNPSGNSPSIDEIGGDLEPHDGDSTPIQTSLQMLRDAIVGGVEAVKATISRWSCDRRWCAVLLLEEVAATELRRLEQMIPGFYACLS; translated from the coding sequence ATGCCAGATATCTGTGCCATCTACCCAGACAAGGGAGAGAGTGTCTCGTTAAACGAACATACCCCTTGCCAACTACCCAACGACCTCACAGAAGCCGAATACCACGAACTAGCGGTACTCAGCGCCATCCACCCCGCCATCATCGCGGCAAGCTTTCTCCACATCTCAGGAGAAGAAGTTTACTCCTACCTGTTCTCCCTAAACGTCCCCCGCAAAAACGCGGGGAGGGTGACGGACGGCTTTTTAAGGCAGTACCAGCACGCCGAACTTGGCGGACTGTGGATTAGTGGGTTAGACCCCCTTAATAACTGGCAGCCGATGGAATGGGGACGCTTTAAACCCAGCGTTCCCCGCATTGACCCATCCAAAGGCAAACCCGTCAAATACGAATCGCCACCCAAAACACCCAACCGTGTCACCTACTTCGATATCCCGGATTGCATTTGGGATTTAGTCGCTTCTAGATACAACATCAAGCGCTACCATTCATCCCTAGCGCTGCGGCTGCAAGACAAATATCCCCTTGAGAGTTGGGGAGAAGGGGAGTGGGAGACAAGGGGCATTGGAGAAAATCTGACTTTTTCCCACAAATCCAATCAAGAAAATTTTTTAGGAAAACCTAACCCTCCCTCTCTCTCCCTCTCTCCCGTCTTCTGGGAATGGGTACAAAAACACCCGGAAATCCCCATAATTCTGTGTGAAGGGGAGAAAAAAGCCGCCTGTTTGTTAAGTTTGGGATTTGTTGCGATCGCACTCCCTGGAATTTGGAACGGACGGGTGGGGAAAAAGGACTTTGACGAACGGTTGCACCCGGATTTGCTGCCTATGGCACAACCGGGACGGGAATTTATCATCCTGTTCGACTACGAAGAAAAACCCAGAACCCGGTGGAATGTCTTCCAAGCCACCCTACGCACGGGAAGGGCAATAGAGGCGGCTGGAAGCGTCTGCAAGGTGGCTCAACTTCCCGGAATGGAGAAAGGGGTCGATGACTTCGTTGTTGCCCGTAATGAGGTTTATAGAGCCGATATTTTCCAAGCTCAGAAATCTCAAGCCCAGAAAAAAGATAGCGATCGCTATTGGCTCGACCAAAACAATTCGCAGTACCCCTTTGGAGAAGCAAGCTACGCAATTCGTGGTTCGCAATTAACTGCGAATTGTACTGACACTCCTGGGAAGGTGGAGGATGGCAACACCCTCCTAACCGCCATCATCGACGATGCTAAAAATTTGGCTGATTACCGCAATTCCTTCTTCCAAAAGCAGCGAGGATTATCGCGTAAATACAACGCAGATATTACGGTAAATGTCAAGTATTTGACCCAAGTTCTTGGTTTTGAAAATCTTGATGGGGAATTCCTAGAATTTGTCGATTTTGAAGAGGCATGGGAAGGCAAGTCGGGACAATTCCCGCAGCGTCCAAGGGATAAAAATGCTCCCGATTTCCCTAACTCCCAGTACCCAAGGGACAAAAATGCTCCCGGTTCCCCTAACTCCCAGTATCCAAGGGACAAAAATGCTCCCGGTTCCCCTAACTCCCAGTATCCAAGGGACAAAAATGCTCCCGATTCTCCCAACCATGAACCCCACAGTCGCAAGCACCAAGACAAACATCGAAGGAGACATAAACCTGGCGAAACTGCCCCAGAGAATCGTCAAGACGGTGCGTTGCGTTCAAAAAACAAGCTACTAATACCCCAATCGGGATTAGTAGCCTTGTGGAGCGATATGGGCACTGCTAAAACCGAATTTATGCGACAGTGGCGACTGCAAAATCCTGATGTCAAATTCCTCAATAACGGGCATAGGGTAAATTTACTCAAAAACCTCGCCAATCGTCTGCAAACCGCTATTTATTCCGAACTCAAGCAGGGAGATTTGACAAAGGTAGCAGCTTTGAGTATTACCATCGACAGTCTCCACAAGCTCAATACCCAATACTTAACCTACGGTTGTGTATTTATTGACGAGGCTTGCCAATACCTAACCCACCTCCTATTCAGTTCAACCTGCAAGGAGTACCGGAGAGACATTTTAGAGGTACTGGAATACGTCGTGTATAACGCCAAACTGGTAGTTATCGCCGATGCCCACATGGATGACATTACCTTGGACTTTTTCCGAGCAATGCGTCCAGAGGGGGAAGTACCTTTTATCGTCAAAAACAATTGGAAAAATGGCGATCGCAATGTTTATTGGTATGAGGGGAATAATCCTTCTGCCATCGTTGCCAAAATCTCGGCTGCAATAATGGCTGGGAAGAAAATTATGGTGGTTTCCGATTCCAAGAATTTTGTTAAAAAATGCGAAAAACTCTTCAATAAACAGGGAATTTCTCTTGGTGAGGTAGTCTCTAATGAAAATTCTGCGACGACAAAAGTACAGGACAGCCAGAAATTAAATTGCGATGAATCGACAGGAGAAATAAACAATAATCTATTACCCAACGAAAACACTGCTAAAACAAGAAATCTCGATACTCATCAAAATAATCATGATAAATTGAGGGAGAGCATAAACAATAATCTATCTGATAATAAATCGATAGGAGAGACGAAAAATAATTCGCCATTAACTTCAGAATTAATTTCAGAAAATAGCGAATTACCAGCCAATCTACGTGTTTGGTCAATACACTCCGACAATTCTGGTAGTAAAGAAAACATTGCATTTATCAAAGACATCACCAACGAAGTCAAAAATGTTGATGTCCTCCTGGCATCCCCCAGCTTGGGAACAGGTGTGGATATTCCCGAATACCACTTCGATGAAGTGTTTGGAGTCTTCCTTGGTGCATCCCAAACCGCAACCGAATGTTGTCAGCAACTATACCGCTATCGTCCCAACGTACCCATCCACGTTTGGGTAGCACCACGACCACCCTTTGGTTACAAAGAAACCAACCCCACCAAAATTCGCGAAGACTTACTCGCAAAAAATTCCCTGTCTGCATTCCTGATGAAAATTGAGCGCGAGACAGGTAAGCGGGGTGTGGAGAAGGAATGGGCATTCGATGCCTACTGTAAGCTACAGGCTGCCCGTAACCAATCCTTAAATAACCTGCGGGCTGATTTGCGAGATTTGCTGACCGATATGGGTAACAAAATTATCCCAGTTTGTGAGGAAGACTCAATTGAGGAAATGAAGAAACTCATCGAAGCTGGTAGGAAATTAGATGAAGCACACTATGCTGCGGTTGCTGGGGCTGAGGATATTACCTTACAGCAATATCGCACCCTCAAAGCCAGGGATTATCTCCAACCCCAACAGGTTTTCCAATGCGAAAAATTCCGCATCAAGGATGCCTACGGAGTTAAGGAAGTTACCCCCGAATTGGTCAAAAAAGATCATAACGGGGTATTGATTAAAGCGATCGCAGCTCTCGAAGGTTTACTTGCCGATTCGGAGGGGACAATTCTAGAACCTTTGACGGGGAAACAGTACCCAGTGCCACCAAGTATCGTCACGGAGAGAGACCACCAGGAGCGATCGCGTTTGCCCCTATGCTTCGATTGGAAAAACCATTCGGTTACTTGGTTGACAAGACACATACTCGGCTTAACCTCCATCCTACGGCGATTGGTGAATGGGGAGGAAATTACCGCTGCTGACCCGGAATTGGTACGAATGTATGAAATTTCCCTCAAATGTGCCAGCCAAATCAAGTCAATTTTAGGGTTTACCATCCACGAAAAATGCGGTGGACCAAAGTGGTTGTTATCGACATTGCTGGAACAACTGGGGCTGAAAGTCAGCAGTAGCAAACAGGGTGCTAGGGGCAAACAGGTTTTACATTTCTCCCTGGCAGAAGAAGAATGGGAATTTGCTAGCCAGGTAATTAAGCATCGGCAAAACAAACGTGCCTTGAAAGAAGAGCGTACCCGTCAAGCTGCCGAGGAAGCTGCCCGAAATCAGGCTGGAAAGTATAACCAGTATGGAATCGACCCACCTCCTGACCTCGTATCGACCCCCCCCCCTAATGCTATAGGGAAACCCCCATTGGGAGGGGTAGATACTACCGAAAATAATGGGGTGGATTCTGCCAAAAATAGTCGGATAGATTCTTCTAAAGGGAATAATTCCTCAAACCCAAGCGGTAATTCCCCATCTATAGATGAAATCGGTGGAGATTTGGAACCTCACGATGGGGACAGCACCCCAATTCAAACCAGCCTGCAAATGTTGAGGGATGCCATTGTCGGGGGTGTGGAAGCGGTGAAAGCAACTATTTCTCGTTGGAGTTGCGATCGACGTTGGTGTGCGGTGCTGTTACTTGAGGAAGTAGCGGCTACCGAGTTACGTAGGTTGGAGCAAATGATACCTGGCTTTTATGCGTGCTTGAGTTGA
- a CDS encoding site-2 protease family protein: MHLPENSNLNAADYQSWLCPNLKIHWQILPIFDSEQVYLQALKTEQKLIFSATEGYALKYFDGTLTVKQVQEKCQQEFGEEIHPTFILQLLDKLVDLKVLAIPKRNEIQNSTTDSQTTPTIKLYRLKSTVQWIWHTDGYWLLRLQNIDSIAYMQVSNYDKNLIVQLSKLPVETIVDKYKINPLYVQELLQNLAVKGMLEGFEAQKPKKKFSILQLLFFKFRLFNPDEWLNRNINKIRFLFTTEFCLLLCMFLGFTTVIAVSKQEKIYNFGQELWSSQASSLILPFVLLMMLVVSIHELGHAFTLKHYKGVVLDIGLMFICLLPGAYTNTTDAYGLVKRRQRTFVMAAGVICQVVIWGIALCLWSISTPGNWFYTATYLLMVAAQFTLALNLNPLNKFDGYYLVEAMTGINHLRQRSFAYYAQLWRREPSLERTEDIGILAVYAPACLLYITWLLVNLFFWIWHLYPPYFPGK; encoded by the coding sequence ATGCATCTACCAGAAAACTCAAATTTAAATGCAGCCGACTATCAAAGCTGGCTTTGTCCGAATCTGAAAATTCACTGGCAAATACTTCCTATATTTGACTCTGAACAAGTATACTTACAAGCACTTAAGACAGAGCAAAAGCTGATATTTTCTGCAACTGAAGGCTATGCCTTAAAGTATTTTGATGGAACATTGACTGTCAAACAGGTTCAGGAAAAGTGTCAGCAAGAATTTGGGGAAGAAATTCATCCTACGTTCATATTACAGCTATTAGACAAATTGGTAGATTTGAAAGTATTGGCAATTCCCAAGAGGAATGAAATACAAAACTCAACTACCGATTCACAAACCACTCCAACTATCAAATTATATCGACTAAAATCTACTGTGCAGTGGATATGGCACACAGATGGATATTGGTTATTACGGCTGCAAAATATAGACAGTATAGCTTATATGCAAGTCAGTAATTATGATAAAAACCTGATTGTACAGTTAAGCAAGCTGCCAGTAGAAACCATTGTAGATAAATATAAAATCAACCCTCTGTACGTGCAAGAGCTTTTGCAGAATTTAGCAGTTAAGGGAATGCTGGAAGGGTTTGAGGCACAAAAACCGAAGAAGAAATTTAGCATCTTACAATTACTGTTTTTCAAGTTTCGTCTCTTTAATCCTGATGAATGGCTAAATCGCAATATTAATAAAATCAGATTTCTTTTTACCACAGAATTTTGTTTGTTGCTCTGCATGTTTCTAGGCTTTACTACCGTAATTGCTGTTTCTAAACAAGAGAAAATTTATAACTTTGGGCAGGAGTTATGGAGTAGTCAAGCTTCTAGTTTAATACTTCCTTTTGTACTGCTGATGATGTTGGTGGTGTCTATTCATGAACTAGGTCATGCTTTCACATTAAAGCATTACAAAGGTGTGGTTTTAGACATAGGACTAATGTTTATCTGCCTGTTGCCAGGAGCATACACTAATACCACCGATGCTTATGGCTTAGTTAAACGCAGACAACGCACTTTCGTAATGGCAGCAGGGGTAATTTGTCAAGTAGTTATTTGGGGAATTGCGTTGTGTTTATGGAGCATATCAACGCCAGGAAATTGGTTTTATACAGCTACTTATTTATTAATGGTAGCAGCCCAATTTACTTTAGCCCTGAATCTCAACCCCCTGAATAAATTTGATGGCTATTATTTGGTGGAAGCAATGACGGGAATTAACCATTTACGTCAAAGATCATTTGCGTATTATGCTCAACTATGGCGCAGAGAACCTAGTTTAGAACGCACTGAGGATATCGGAATTCTCGCAGTTTATGCTCCTGCTTGTTTACTCTATATCACCTGGCTTTTGGTTAACTTGTTTTTCTGGATTTGGCATTTATATCCGCCATATTTTCCTGGAAAATAG
- a CDS encoding DALR anticodon-binding domain-containing protein, with translation MIESHQTHLDSPKIPADQLNSSAEVRFIYTDTLKNLFQKNNHILIAPSQQTPNPETFLNTLKAHPKIYQASMSRQIAADLPANIELKDEPKDWFIKTADFGDDYDRVLQHRDGEYTQLLEDIARYHEIFQQGYDKIILLRPPTYTGYDIQLTAAMQCLGYTKEQFQFIIVQPIKLYAFHKANQKIHPIPDLATEELISAIGMDALRWYSLCTPLTSIAPINISTAGQANDSLHRVQSAHYRCCQLLQQAKQETGTEVRPPLPIAEKLDSLLQVVPKILEQSADEIAPHLLTQHLEAISETCHQWLDSLSLTPPDSTLLLTTKQTIFDLLVNILDITAPEPSN, from the coding sequence ATGATAGAATCACATCAAACTCACCTCGATTCCCCTAAAATCCCCGCAGATCAACTAAACTCATCAGCCGAAGTGCGGTTTATCTACACCGATACCCTCAAAAACCTCTTCCAAAAAAACAACCACATTCTCATCGCCCCTTCTCAACAAACCCCTAACCCGGAAACTTTCCTTAATACCCTTAAAGCCCACCCCAAAATCTACCAAGCCTCCATGTCGCGCCAAATAGCTGCCGACTTACCCGCCAATATCGAACTCAAAGACGAACCCAAAGACTGGTTTATCAAAACTGCCGACTTTGGCGACGACTACGACAGAGTTCTGCAACACCGCGATGGCGAATATACCCAACTCCTGGAAGACATCGCCCGTTACCATGAAATATTCCAACAAGGCTATGATAAAATCATCCTCTTACGTCCCCCTACTTACACTGGCTACGACATCCAACTAACAGCCGCAATGCAATGTTTAGGCTACACCAAAGAGCAATTTCAATTTATCATCGTCCAGCCCATTAAACTTTATGCTTTCCACAAAGCTAACCAGAAAATACATCCTATTCCCGATCTAGCCACAGAGGAACTAATTTCAGCTATTGGGATGGATGCGCTACGCTGGTATAGCCTCTGCACTCCCCTGACTAGTATCGCCCCTATTAACATCAGCACAGCAGGACAAGCAAACGATAGCCTCCATCGCGTTCAATCTGCCCATTACCGTTGTTGTCAACTGCTACAACAAGCCAAGCAAGAAACAGGAACGGAGGTTCGTCCACCTTTACCAATAGCTGAAAAATTAGATAGCTTGCTCCAAGTCGTTCCCAAAATCCTGGAACAAAGTGCCGATGAAATTGCCCCTCATTTACTTACTCAGCATTTAGAAGCTATTAGTGAAACCTGCCATCAATGGCTAGATTCTCTAAGCCTAACACCACCAGATTCCACTCTGTTATTAACTACCAAGCAAACAATTTTTGATTTGCTAGTTAACATCTTAGATATTACCGCTCCAGAACCAAGTAATTGA
- a CDS encoding ParA family protein, translating to MSRIIAVFNQAGGVAKTTITQNLGYQLTQLGHRVLLIDIDPQASLTIFMGLVPRELEQTVHNAIVEEQPLPIHEGIHGMDLAPANISLSTAEMQLVSASMRDFRLKEAIEPIESDYDFILIDCPPSLGLLSYISLVAATHVLVPLETHFKAFEGTGELLKTVATVRNKPNRKLQIAGFVPTKYDARNSQDTRTLAAITEQLASAGTVFPPIPRSTAFVDASEERMPLAVYEPKHPSVEILKKIAVSIESLT from the coding sequence ATGAGCCGAATTATCGCAGTCTTCAACCAGGCGGGAGGTGTTGCCAAAACCACCATTACCCAGAACCTGGGCTACCAGCTAACACAACTGGGTCATCGCGTTCTGCTCATCGACATCGACCCCCAAGCCAGCTTAACTATATTTATGGGCTTGGTTCCGAGAGAATTAGAGCAAACCGTCCACAATGCCATTGTGGAAGAACAACCCCTGCCAATTCATGAGGGAATTCACGGTATGGATTTAGCCCCAGCCAATATTTCCCTCAGCACGGCAGAAATGCAATTGGTAAGTGCTTCCATGCGGGATTTCCGTCTCAAAGAAGCCATCGAACCAATTGAATCAGATTACGATTTTATCTTGATAGATTGCCCTCCCAGCTTAGGGTTGCTTTCTTACATCTCCCTTGTAGCTGCCACCCACGTTCTCGTGCCATTGGAAACCCATTTCAAAGCCTTTGAGGGCACAGGGGAACTATTAAAAACCGTGGCTACAGTCCGCAACAAACCCAACCGCAAACTGCAAATAGCCGGGTTTGTGCCGACAAAATACGATGCCCGCAACTCCCAGGACACTCGCACCCTCGCAGCCATCACCGAACAACTAGCCAGCGCCGGAACAGTCTTTCCCCCGATTCCCCGCTCCACAGCTTTTGTTGATGCTTCGGAAGAGCGAATGCCCCTAGCGGTGTACGAACCCAAGCATCCATCCGTTGAAATCCTCAAAAAAATAGCCGTTAGCATAGAATCCTTAACATGA
- a CDS encoding ParB/RepB/Spo0J family partition protein: MRRTKASQPLKSKIQVPWDTTGIKNADSSQTIPLDQIHLPPTQPRRYFDSEALKQLTESIRQHGILQPLLVRLIGGEKHELVAGERRYRAAKEIGLKEVPVVIRELDDNAAFQLALIENLLREDLNPVDETEGILQLLALKLNRSINEIPPLLRRLQHDRKAASKSSNNVIGKQKLPSEDSSNNVIGKNKEGELDADNNVIEKVSDGEKEASNNVIGKNETDNFEADNGIISEDETDKLDADNNVIGKQKIEGEDSDNNVIAKERDGKFKASNNVIGKVGNVTQPDSKPENPELKIVEEVFEGLGLMTWESFANNRLPLLNLPEDILEALRKGSIEYTKARAIATIQDTSERVAFLEQAINQNWSLSEIKQYISDNKTPNSTQKTESNDYKERFTVATTKLRKSPIWSDPKKRKQVEKLLIQLEALTNEG; this comes from the coding sequence ATGAGACGCACAAAAGCCAGTCAACCCCTCAAAAGCAAAATTCAAGTTCCTTGGGACACCACAGGCATCAAAAATGCCGATTCTTCCCAGACCATCCCATTAGACCAGATTCATCTGCCACCAACCCAACCTCGTCGTTATTTCGACTCAGAGGCATTAAAGCAGCTAACCGAATCCATCAGACAGCATGGTATCCTCCAACCCCTATTGGTACGCCTCATAGGTGGGGAAAAACACGAATTAGTTGCAGGAGAACGTCGCTATCGTGCCGCCAAGGAAATTGGATTAAAAGAAGTCCCCGTCGTCATCAGAGAATTAGACGACAACGCCGCTTTTCAACTGGCACTGATAGAGAACTTATTGCGAGAAGACCTTAACCCAGTCGATGAAACGGAAGGTATCCTGCAACTACTAGCTCTCAAACTCAATCGCAGCATTAACGAAATCCCGCCATTACTGCGCCGCTTGCAACACGACCGCAAAGCAGCAAGCAAGTCTTCCAATAACGTTATTGGAAAACAGAAATTACCTTCTGAAGACTCTTCCAATAATGTTATTGGAAAGAATAAGGAAGGGGAATTAGACGCGGACAATAATGTTATTGAAAAGGTTAGTGATGGAGAAAAGGAAGCTTCCAATAACGTTATTGGAAAAAACGAAACCGATAACTTTGAGGCTGATAATGGCATTATTTCCGAAGATGAAACCGATAAATTGGATGCCGACAATAACGTTATTGGAAAACAGAAAATAGAAGGAGAAGATTCTGATAATAATGTTATTGCCAAAGAGAGAGATGGGAAATTCAAGGCTTCCAATAACGTTATTGGAAAAGTTGGAAACGTTACGCAGCCAGACTCAAAGCCAGAAAATCCAGAACTAAAAATAGTTGAAGAAGTGTTTGAAGGCTTGGGCTTAATGACCTGGGAATCCTTTGCTAATAACCGCTTGCCCTTGTTAAACCTCCCTGAAGACATCCTTGAGGCACTACGAAAAGGTTCTATTGAATATACCAAGGCTAGAGCGATCGCCACTATTCAAGATACTTCGGAGCGCGTTGCCTTTTTAGAACAAGCCATTAACCAAAACTGGTCTTTAAGCGAAATCAAGCAATATATCAGCGATAATAAAACCCCAAATTCCACCCAAAAAACAGAGTCGAACGACTACAAAGAGCGTTTTACTGTGGCGACTACCAAGCTGAGAAAATCACCGATTTGGTCAGACCCCAAGAAACGCAAACAGGTAGAAAAATTGCTTATCCAATTGGAGGCTCTGACAAACGAAGGGTAA